The nucleotide sequence GCTTTTGCCGAAGCTGCCTTCTCGGTTTTGAAGATATTTTTTAATGGGAAGCAGGGGGCCGGTGTGAAGAATATTTGTGCAGATCAGGATTCCTGTCAACAGAGCCGGTAGCCACAGTCGTTTTCCGGTGCCAAAACCTTGCACCAGTACCATCGCCAGTAAGATATAAAACAGAGGAAAAACCCCTGCCACGTATTGTTGGAGAGGAATGGGGTGAGGCGAGGAGGCAATCAGAAGGGCCAGTGTGCAGATTAAAAGAAGTTGTATTTGCAGTTTGAAGGGTTTTAGAGATTTCAGAAATAAAAATGGAAACAAAATGAACGGGAAAATATAGTTATTGAGTTGAAATAAATAACCCACAAAGTGCTTTATCCATCCTGCGAAGGAATTGTCCACCAGGTCACTGCGGTCCACGTAGGATTGAGCGATGTGGGAAAAAACAGGTGCGATAGAGACTAACCAGGGCAGGGTGAAACAGGCGATGATAATGGCGCATCGCGGAACCAGCCGCGCGTTTTCAGGGCGGATTGTTTCCCGGTGCAGTAAAAAATGGATCAAAATGCCCAGGATGATCCCGGCAAATGCGACATACATCGAATGGAAAAAAAGGATGGCTACGATTATAAACGGGGTTGTTTTCCATTTCCTGTCTTCAAAAATATGGAGATAAAAATAGATCAGTAAAATAGTGAGTAAAATGGAAAATCCTACATACCTTGCGGTCCTGAAATAGAGCAGGGTCGGCACCGATGAGGCTAAAAATAAGGCGGATAAAAAGGCGGTCAATTTATTGCCAGTTAACCTCAGGGCAAGAAAATAAAGAGCGATGACGGAAATCAATCCAATAAAAGCAAAAGGCAGACGAGCGGCCAAGGTTGTGTTGCCGAAGAGGGATAGAGAAAAGGCTTGCAAATAATAGGGAATCCAGGTGCGGTAGATAAAAAGCCCGTCGTAGATATCCGCAAAAAGCATGGTGGCATTGACCCCATCGGAGTGCATGGGGACCCCATACTTTAGAATCGTTGTGCTGATAAAGGTATCGCCGCCTTCATCCACCTGCAGGGCGCCGTCTCCAAGGCCCAAAAAAATCAACAGGACGGAATAGGGAAGCAGGAAAAGCAGACCCGGATGCTTGTTTAAAAATGTTTTGATGGCAAGCGCCATAGCGGGTGGGTTCAGGGTTGAGGGAGGAATAAATTCTGCTAAATTTTTTGAATTATACTCCACAGCGAGTCCCTATGTTATTATTTCCCCGGATCTTTGCAGATGTATCGGAAAATTAACCCATCACCTTTATCAAGGCCGTCGTTTGAGCACTGAAATCCCCAATCTTTCCGTCGTGGTCCTCGCTTATCGGAGTGCAGATACAATTTCCACCTTTGTGGATTCGCTGATATCGTGTCTGGAAGCGAATGAGCCGTATTGGGAGTTGATTCTGGTCGGCAATTATATGGATAACTCCGGCGACCGGACTCCCGAGGTGGTGAAGGGCCTGGCAAAGCAGGATGCCAGGATTCACGCTGTTACCGAGGTGAAAAAGGGGATGATGGGCTGGGACATGAAGAGCGGTTTGAGTGCCGCTTCGGGTAAAGTCCTGGCCGTCATCGATGGGGATGGCCAGATGCCGGCGGAGGATGTCATCCGCGTGTACAAAAAGCTCCAGGCAGATAATCTCGATCTTGCAAAAACTTACCGCGTTAAGCGCGATGACGGCTCCTACCGCCGAGTCATTTCTACCGTTTACAATGCACTTTTTCAGTTTC is from Nitrospinota bacterium and encodes:
- a CDS encoding glycosyltransferase family 2 protein, which encodes MSTEIPNLSVVVLAYRSADTISTFVDSLISCLEANEPYWELILVGNYMDNSGDRTPEVVKGLAKQDARIHAVTEVKKGMMGWDMKSGLSAASGKVLAVIDGDGQMPAEDVIRVYKKLQADNLDLAKTYRVKRDDGSYRRVISTVYNALFQFLFPGLNSRDINSKPKVMTRDAYASMDLQSDGWFIDAEIMIQSRGLRLKTGEIETVFHSIDSRPSFVKPLSILEFLANLVWYRVLEFFRSYKK
- a CDS encoding glycosyltransferase family 39 protein, which encodes MALAIKTFLNKHPGLLFLLPYSVLLIFLGLGDGALQVDEGGDTFISTTILKYGVPMHSDGVNATMLFADIYDGLFIYRTWIPYYLQAFSLSLFGNTTLAARLPFAFIGLISVIALYFLALRLTGNKLTAFLSALFLASSVPTLLYFRTARYVGFSILLTILLIYFYLHIFEDRKWKTTPFIIVAILFFHSMYVAFAGIILGILIHFLLHRETIRPENARLVPRCAIIIACFTLPWLVSIAPVFSHIAQSYVDRSDLVDNSFAGWIKHFVGYLFQLNNYIFPFILFPFLFLKSLKPFKLQIQLLLICTLALLIASSPHPIPLQQYVAGVFPLFYILLAMVLVQGFGTGKRLWLPALLTGILICTNILHTGPLLPIKKYLQNREGSFGKS